The following nucleotide sequence is from Primulina tabacum isolate GXHZ01 chromosome 2, ASM2559414v2, whole genome shotgun sequence.
AAGCTTCCCCACTGTCAAcaaacaaaaatcacatttaaatttttttatatataattgtttCGTGTTCCGTAGATTCTTACATGGAGAAGGAATGAACTTGGTCTCGGGAAAGACATGAATGAGGAATACAACAGTAGAAGGGGAGATGACGGTATTCTTCATGGCCCAGATCAACGCATCCATGCTGGCTTCTTCGTTCTGTTTCCGCACCGCCACGTACACGGAGCcatcgccgccgccgccgccgtgGAAATCGAAGGAAAACAAGCTTCCATCAGTGTCTTCCTTAATGGTTTCAAGATTATTCATCTGTCTATTGCTGCTAATATCGATTGAAAACTCCTCTTCAATCTCGCTCAATCCACCGCCGCCGAAATTCTCCGAGCGATCTTGATCTTCATGGTGGGCTCTCCACCTATCATCGGATTCTCCGGGATTCTCTCCACCCACGCCGCCTATTGTGAGGTTCGACGTCATTTTATGATcttcaagaaaaaaaaacacgAGAATCTACGTCAACCTGATAAACTATATGTACTTCGAGGgttttttcttcaatttgttAACACTAAGACAAAGAAAAGCTGGAAAAAATGGTGAAAATGATTTAGATTTTCGCAACAAGACATGAATTCAGTTTTCAGTCATATGAATAATGTAATATTGTCTTAATCTTTATTAATACCTAATTTGTGATTTTTTGGAATATAATCAGTGTGAACTAATCCAGGACACTAGGATGATTATGTCAATattgaaatttttaattttttaatccgAAATTTGTTATAATGGAGTCTCGAAGTAAATGTTCGTTttgaatttaagatttcgatACCAGATGAGATATAAGTTAtcaaaaaacttttaaatttttatagatttgaattttttttataaaaaataagaaatcaAGTCTCTATATATAATGCTAGCTACTTAATTAGCCGATTTGTAAgataaaaaaactcaaaattaaATTGAGAATATGCATGAAAGttaaatttatgaaattatatttaattggtTATTTTTATTCGatatttgattttcttttcttttctctttttGGTTATTCAATCGATTGTGATGTaagatattttaattatatatgttcGGCTCGATAGAATAATTTTCCTCAAAAATCAAATTGACATGTTAGACTGTAGAGGGAATATTCGCATAGCTACGAGAATCTCGGGCCGAACGAAGAAGTCCAAGGTCaatgtttattaaaaaaaaaaaactgcaaTCAATTATCCGACTAGGAAAGATAAGATAATCCAAATTGaatcttaattttttaaaataggaACACCAAATTTCTTTTTATATTTTCCTTCCATTTTTATATTTGTGTGTGAATCAACATAGTGTACTTTCAATTTATCATAAAATGGAGTTTGTAAGGTCCAGAAAATAAGATAGCGTAATCTAAATGCATGTACAAAGtttccgaaaatttgaaggtttacgtgaaccacatgcatgcaagattatcaaatttattatgtattttaattaaattgttttatttgcatttattaaatgtggtaggcatctttgcatatttaaaatatgattttcaactagaatatataaaaatgtgttttaaaggttatttgaGATGCGATTGAAGAACTGAGACGGTGGGCCCTATGacggaaaatattttattataattatttttaattgtttaatatgGGGTATActttaaatgaaattttcgaatatgaggtgtttttacaGCTGAGacgtatttttaaacggtattcaatttttgagaaaaacatgaacttttcgagaactcggctaatattttcacaaactttcctaaataaaatattttaaatatttactaatgggcttaatgcgcctattatactaggttaatgggCCTACGCTTACACCATGTTTTATAtatcaagtattaaaccaaaaaCCCTCGTCGAAGCCCACCATAAACTCACGCCCCTTCACCCTAAAACAAACTAGGACTCTCCATCAGCATCCAAGCCACACATCACACAAAATTTTAAGGAGGAAACTCATGTTTTTGCGGAAAAAATTCAGCAAACTTCTTCCCTTGTCTCTCCACCATTGTCCCTCGCATCGCAAGTTGTTTTTGTTCgtgaaatacgcaaaggcatgtttttttctcttttttctcatatatcacatcatattatggTTTTGATGTGTATTTACATGAAAAATTAAGTTTCCTTgcatttattttcgttttattTTCATGCCATGCCAAGAACTCAAGTTTTTATGGTTTAAAACTCTTGCTAGTGatacatgaaggggctgcctTGATAGGGACACTAAAAAGAGATGAGTTTAGAAGGATTTGAGGGCCTAGATACGTCGACATAAGGGCTGGAGATGGGAGGCACCTAGGCTGCACGTATATGAGTCCTAGTGGCTAAGGGGTCTTCGCTTGGGGAGTCCTGGTCGGTTACGGGCTTCAGCTACTGTGGGGCGTAACTAGGAGACCCAAGGGAGGCTGTACGAGTGCCCTAAGTCAGCTGCACGATGGTCGGATCGAGGGGCAAGACCGATCGCAGGTCATGGGGTAGTCGTGCACATGCTAGTTCACGGGTTGAGGGGCCAAGGTCTCTAGAGCTTCTAGGGTCAGTCCAATAGGGTCCTTAGGGTTCAAGCATGATCCCAGGTGGTTCAGCTAGGGTCTGGTCGGGGTGGACATGGGCTGCAGCCGTGGATTGTATAGCTAGGGAACTAGGGTTTCTCGAAAATAGAGGACAGGAAGTTCAGTaggtgtcacgccccgggacgggggttggttgacaccgacgttgctctcaaatttacattcgaaaacaaccagcctcagagtacagaattcagaatccagtcttttattcataatacaaaataaatcaattttctgttacaactcgaatactgatgttttacagcggaatgtaaaaccagacataacAGTGTCTTAACAGATACAACGGAGTTaacataaatataaaatgaGAACAATAATCTTCTTCATCAACCCCAGAACTGGATCTACTCTTCTCcttctaatatttcttcctcgttcttatctgagatgtgtttggtgggtgagtgatatgattgtcactcagtaagcagggacGGGAATAACTTCCCAGTTTTCAAAAACCATTTTTACAGAAACTAGTAATACAATAATGTACagaaaattcttattttcagaacagtAATCAGAATTCAGGGATCACatgtttcagaacagaaatcacaattagtaagcactgagcacgttagtgaatttcatggctaaactgatatcagtcccctatatattctctcctctaaggggtgaggccagaatcagaattcagaaatgttcagaatatatattcctaccattagttcactaaggaatttcagtgcttcaaaatcatatatcagaaatcaaacatacagaactgaactttaaaatagaattaTCAAatggatttcaagatatttatatataagcccacttacagtaaatTGTTAGAGTTTTggttgaagtctactggaaACCTGGTTGCCTCGCTACTGGTTTTTACAGCTCGAAAATACACTCTCTTAGCTcaattttcaagtgataactcaagaattGTGTAATAACAATTTCAGAgacttgagggtgttatttataggccaaattctgactgttagcctctttattaatgaccataatctgtcATTAACAAcatttattccatgttaatgcttcagttacaagtctaagctgaatcagtaactgtctgctggattctaatcttctgctgctggatttttatctgttgtctgctgctggattctaatctgctggaaattttgcattgctactgaaatgctggaaatgcttgaaattcgggttctcacatccctccctccttatgaaaagtttcgtcctcgaaacttggctatacatgATCCTCAAAGAGGTAAGGGTATTgttctcgcatcttttcttccaactcccaagtagcttctctttcggtgtgatttgaccattgtactttgacatatggattAGTTCGTCttctcagtacttggtctttgttatccacaattcgaatcggaatctcttcatatttcagctcttcatttaaatttccctcaaccaacagtggtccagcttcaagaatatgactaggatcggaaatatatctcctcagctgcgaaacgtggcaatacattgtgaattcttgacatgtcgggaatctataagcaagtgttcccactttctcgaGGATTTCAAATGGTCCAACGTATCTAGAATTTAGTTTctcagccttattgaatcggataacacccttcatgggcgAAATTTTTACATATGCCTTCTCTCCAACTTCGAATTCCACGGGTCTTCTTTTAAggtcagcccagcttttctgtcgatcttgtgcagctttaatctctccttgatcacagcaactttatccactgtttcttggatcatttcgggtccaacaatggctttttcccctacctcatcccaatacagtggcgatcgacactttcgtccatacagagcttcgtatggtgccatttcaatactgctatggtaactattattgtacgcgaactcaattaagggcagatgttcgctccaattaccactgaaatctagagcacatgctctcagcatatcttctagagtttgaattgtcctctctgtttggccatcggtctgagAGGTGATATGCCGTACTAAGAGTAACCTtagtccccatagcttgttgaaagctcttccaaaatcgagatgtaaatctaggatctctgtctgatagtATGCTAGCCGGTACTCCATGTAATCGCACGATCTCGTTCATGTACAaggtggctagcttgtccaaattataattcatgcggACATGTAAGAAATAcgtagattttgtgagtctatctacgattacccatatTCCATCATGACCTTGTCTCGTCTTTGGTAAACCCACTacgaaatccatagaaatatgctctcatttccattctggaatttctagaggttgcagaagtccttcaggtctttggtgctctgccttgacttgctggcacacgtgacacttggaaataaatattgccacgtctttcttcattccactccaccaaaattttttcttcaaatctctgtacatcttggtactgccaggatggactgaaaatttcgacttatgtgcctcagacattacttcttgtcgaaggttatcgatgtctggtacgcacaatcgtcctttcatccacaagattcctttgttatccgtctcaaaatctggtgatttcccttctttaacttgctcttttagttttaccaaagcggaatctctatcttgacttatcttgattgtctctcgaagacatggttgtgctgaaagtgatgtcaggatcaccttactcatattctttctacttaaagcatctgctaccttgttggctttgcctggttggtagcttattgtcaagtcgtaatccttcatgagttcgatccaccatctttgtctcatatttagttctttttgagtgaacaaatacttgagactttgatgatcggtgaaaatctcgCACTTgactccataaagataatgtctcaAAATTTTTAGTGCGAATACCACTGCAGTTAGTTCGAGGTCGTGCGTTGGGTAATTCTAttcatacggcttcaactgccttgatgcgtaaggaatcacccttccctcttgcatgaatacacatcctaaaccttctttagatgcatcactgtagatggtgaagtctttgccttcagttggcaataccaacactggcgtggatgtaagcttcttcttcaaagtctcgaagctttgcacacatttttcactccattgaaatttagagttcttctgtttgagcttggtgaggggtatggctattgaagagaatccttcaacaaattttcgataatagcaTGCTAGTCCCAAaaagcttcgaatttctgtcacattctttggtctaggccaatctgagattgcctctactttcttagggtccacagatactcctgctgctgatattatgtgtcccaagaatgtgacgctctctagccaaaattcgcatttcttgaacttggcgtacagttccttttctctcagtgtctggagggtgagacgaagatgttccttgtggtcttcttcacttgacgaatacactagaatatcgtcgatgaataccacaacaaacttgtcaagaaacgGTTTAAACACtctattcatgagatccatgaatactgccggAGCATTTGTTAATTCGAACGGCATCACCatgaactcataatgtccatatcttgttcggaaggctgtcttcggaatatcgttcgtcttgaccttgagttggtggtagcctgaccttaagtcgagcttggaaaagaccgTAGCTCCCTTGAAttggtcaaacaagtcatctattcttggaagcggatacttgtttttgattgtgatcttattcaactctctgtaatcaatacacattctcatgcttccgtccttcttctttacaaataggacaggagctgcccacggagatgcgcttggtcggatttgcttcttatccaacaattcttgaagttgctctttgagttctttcaactctgccagagccattcggtatggtgcttttgagattggtgtagcattgggcactaaattaatctcaaattccacttcacggtcgggaagttcgccaaggagttcttcaggaaagacatctgggaattcttgtactaccggaatctcttctagtGTAAGTGTGGTTTCTctctttacctcgcttaacatagctaggtaaacttcttctccacttttcatggctttccaagtttgagaagcagaaagaagagtctttcgttcttttgtcttaccatgaaataaaagtttctcttggcGTGGAGCTTGGATAgttaccgtctttccatgatagtctactaaagcatgattcttggtttaccaatccattccaagaaatacatcgaattccaccatgtttagttgaatcaggtttgccttgaagttctgatcttctatgagaacactaatatcccgatatagagtgcgagtttctaaaattcgatttgcaggagttgctactctatatggttcttctaagttatcaggcttagctcctaacttcttggcaaatctcttagacatgaatgaatgcgtagcaccacaatcaaataacacataaccatgtatgttattgattagaatggtatcagctacgacatcatttgagttgtcggcctcttcttgagtgatagcataaactcgagcatttggcttgttctccttatgcttgtttggagttgttcctctTGCTGGTCcattccttggatctggaagaggacattgagcaatgcgattgtccatctttccacaacggaaacaagctccagaattcctacgacattcaccagtgtgtgtgaatccgcaagtttgacacttgactccttctttgcttgattgagaagaagtggttcctttAGCTGGAGCACTGGTGAATTGAttgcttgaaaacctaggcCTCTTGAATTGCTGGCCCGATTGGTACTGGCTTGACTGAGGACATTTGAGTTTGTTCTCGCCTTCACAcctcttgatgtcattctcagctctgatggcggctcccatcaattcatcaaaactatcGGGTTCGATAACggcaagggcagattgaatacggctgttcaatcccttcttgaagcgatgcatcttcaaggcctcgtctcccatgattgttggggagtaagttcccaatgagtggaacttggatgaatactccaccactgacatgtttggttcttgtaccaagctttcaaattctgacagcttctgcactcgaactgctgtcGGGAAGTACTGCTTCAGAAATGCCTCTCTGAACCTTCgccaagtgataggtcccgcccttaccatagctggtgagactccttcccaccatttggctgctttatccacaagaaaaggtgtaatcacatctaccttgaccccttgtggaacctcaagtagtcgAAGATGGTTCTCCACCTCTTTCATCCAATTCTGTCCGACCTCAGGATCGGAGCTTCCGTCGAAATTCgggactcttgctcttcggagagcCTCATAGTGTTGCTTAGTCCCATACTGAGCTGGAGGTGGTGGCAGTGGctgattagcattagggttGACAAACCCTTGTAGTgtggttgccacaatcgtggctatagccatcaaatccgcctgactgaggccaactgctggtggtgGTTGTGGTGGTTGTTATTGTGCATCCTCATCATTGATGTTGTTGTTGTAGTTGCCGTAGCGAGGATTGCGATTGTTTCTAACTGGTCGTCCGTCCATTTTCTACAATtatgaaagttctaaggttgatgaCAGAATAGAGACTAAACAAAGGAATCACAATGATCGAGTAATTGCttccaaaaattaaatatgaaaccaatggatagaaatagatttttattgattcctcaagaaagtgcaattacaacGAAACATCGAAATTGAAAACAGAAATGCAATTGGAATAAGTGATATTACAAAGAAAACCACTACTAATGTTCTAATTtatcacttctcctaatcccaaatccataggatcctccacgacttcttcatcttcttcgggatcctcctcGGGTTCTTCTTCGTGATTGGCTACTACTGCTTCCAGATGTTCAACATGACCATGCAGAACCGCATTCTGGTCGCTAAGAACTTCAACAATGTCCTGCAGCtcttgaatctgagcatcagtctgttcactatactgattatgctggtgtacgagttggtgattttgatccttaagtatttggatcttctcaaATAATGTATCACGTAGCTCGATGAACTCTGCCACAGTCTCTTGGGAGGTTTCAAACTCCTCTTGAGTCTTCCTATTCCTCTCTTCTGCTTCATGCAGATAGTGAGCATAACGTTGAACATCACTTCTCAAGTGTTTCGCTCTACATTGTAATTCATCTTTGTCCAACTCTAAGCAGTAGTTATGTTCCTTTAGTTTCTGTAGCTTcctctctaagctcttaatgtagctaTTCGGTCAGtcatatcctacatccaaaacatgagaGTGAAGGTTCAGAAATGATCTCAAGGGTATAGGTCAAGTTATAGACAAGTACTAGAATGAATAAAATCAGTACTGTCTATGCATTTAATAGAAGAAATAGCTCAAAAATTTTTGTCTCAGAATTCCgtgaaaaatttattaaaaatccttcacatcaagaacatgattgGTACCAAGTTTGGTGTAAATATGCTAAGCCGTTTagaaatgaaaattcctcaaagtttcgaaaagttggaaaattttacgaaatgatgatatcactaTCTTAACGAAGGATCTTGGGGTTCGTCGGCGGTCCTAGAACAATTCGTTCCAGGTTAGGTTCtcctcgtcgagagctttccaacgcatacttttaatagtaaaaattcctcctggatcaaaagttatggccgtttgaagtttgcgcgaaaaacacctcaacttccatgtCATTTGCAAAGTCTACTGCATGCGCCTGCTGGAATTCCCTATCTACTGCAACTCTGATGCTACTGCAATTAGTCTGCTGCTTTCCAGCACTGTTAGAATCGgtctgctgcattccgagtctactgacccagtcttctgcattcagatctactggttcccatctactggttctggtttcgggctactggttttgggtctactgatttttttttatacaaactGCTGAAACACTCAGAGCTCTATAGTATTCTGATTTTTTTCCCTACTGATTTTCCTAACTGTACGTAGTCAGTCTAtcatttcagtagtctattacagtagtttattttcagtagtctattacagtagttttcagaacttattttcagaagtctattagaacttattatttatagttcctcctccccatattatgaaacctggtttgctctgataccacttcaatgtcacgccccgggacgggggttggttgacacggcgttgctctcaaatttacattcgaaaacaaccagcctcagagtacagaattcagaaaccagtcttttattcataatacgaaataaatcaattgtctgttacaactcgaatactgatgttttacagcggaaatgtaaaaaccagacataacagtgtcttaacagatacagcggaattaacataaatataaaatgagaacaataatattcttcaccagccccagaactggatATGAACTTCTCcttctaatatttcttcctcgttcttatctgggatgggtttggtgggtgagtgatatgattgtcactcagtaagcaggggcgggaataactcccagttttcaaaaaccatttttacagaaacagtaatacaataatgtacagaaaattcttattttcataacagtaatcagaattcaaagatcacaggtttcagaacagaaatcacaATTAGTAAgtactgagcacgttagtgaatttcatggctaaactgatatcagtcccctgtATGTTCtttcctctaaggggtgaggccagaatcagaatcagaattcagaaatattCAGAATATATaatcctaccattagttcactagggagtttcagtgcttcaaaatcatatatcagaaatcaaacatatagaactgaactttaaaacaaaattatcaaacggatttagagatatttatatataagcccacttacagtaaattgttagagtttcggttgaagtctactggaaATCTGGTTGCCTCGCTACTGGTTTTTACAGCTCGAAAATACACTCTCTTAGCTcaattttcaagtgataactcaagaattGTGTAACAACAATTTCAGAGACTTGagagtgttatttataggccaaattctgactgttagcctccctattaatgaccataatctgccattaacagtctttattccatgttaatgcttcagttacaagtctaagctgaatcagtaactgtctgctggattctaatcttctgctgctggatttttatctgttgtctgctgctggatttttatttgttgtctgctgctggattctaatctgctggaaatTTTGTATTGCTACTGAAATACTggaaatgctggaaattcgggttctcacagtAGGTGTTCTAGAGTGTTCAAGGGACTTATTGGGTTTGAATTGGGTCAAGTATGATTTATTTAGGTGTTATGAAGCTtgggttcaagtttggtaaagtttcgttaagtttcgagtcaatacgagtGAAAACTGGGATGTacatctaagtttaaaaacgaatcgagAAAATTATCTAAAACCTAAATATTAAGCTTGAGAAATATTTATGAGAGTGTTTTAAGGTATTAGGATAAGTTTGGGACGATTTGGGATGTAGTTCCGAGGTGTAAggataaatacgaaaaattatgcttctaggggtaaaacagtcattgtacatctgaaaaatgttagacatcCTGGCAGTGCACGGAATgctataataaatgttaaaacgtttattttaaatgtttatggaattttatgatgaaacgttaatgctaaaagacatgttgcatgcttggtttaaaaaaaatatttatacatatgcatgatttttataagtgatgaaaatatgaaacgttggagtaggtgaagtaattgtgactattacgatgatacgatgatatgattggggatgtcgtgagggaaaaagcctAGAGGGAatccatttatgggagaaggccccagagggagccattctatgggagaaggccttAGAGAaagcctgacgatcgtattttcatatgATGATGATATTCCAAGGCTCAATTAATGGGTGAaagtgtcactgatgtccccgccacccaGTGTTGTGGTTACAtatagatggatcaatcgaccttatgatgaaacgaaagtcacaattaacgatctaaattcaTTAAAAGGAAAACGTATATGTTTATGAagcaaaagaaaaatgtttatgatgagaTGATATATG
It contains:
- the LOC142537946 gene encoding uncharacterized protein LOC142537946 isoform X1 is translated as MTSNLTIGGVGGENPGESDDRWRAHHEDQDRSENFGGGGLSEIEEEFSIDISSNRQMNNLETIKEDTDGSLFSFDFHGGGGGDGSVYVAVRKQNEEASMDALIWAMKNTVISPSTVVFLIHVFPETKFIPSPCKNLRNTKQLYIKKFKCDFCLLTVGKLSVSQVNPEQKENYMAQERGKRREFLQKFLNVCSASQSQVKVDTILIESDMEAKAILDLIPILYIKKLVLGATKSNVRKIKSGKGNGVIDQILNNAPEFCDVKIICERKEMTELIEELSPSSPSPSPRWIDASPKLAQDQQKTENDLFGCGCFKIRE